A single Chryseobacterium sp. DNA region contains:
- a CDS encoding STAS/SEC14 domain-containing protein, whose translation MITIIPEAPENVAAFNATGEVTKEDFERLVIPRVKEKVDQFGELNYLLYLDTDLDKFTIGAWLEDALLGLKNLTHWNRTAIVTDKEGVQNFTDIFSVLMPGEFKSFPKENLYNALYWCKNGNEVEA comes from the coding sequence ATGATAACAATTATTCCAGAAGCTCCGGAGAATGTTGCGGCGTTCAATGCAACGGGAGAAGTGACGAAAGAAGATTTTGAAAGACTGGTAATTCCTCGTGTAAAAGAAAAAGTAGACCAATTTGGCGAGCTGAATTACTTACTGTATTTGGATACTGATCTGGATAAGTTTACCATAGGTGCATGGCTAGAAGATGCGCTTTTAGGATTAAAGAATCTTACCCACTGGAACCGTACAGCCATTGTCACAGACAAAGAAGGGGTACAGAATTTCACAGACATTTTCAGTGTCCTGATGCCGGGAGAGTTTAAATCTTTCCCTAAAGAAAACTTATACAATGCT